The Microbacterium sp. LWH7-1.2 genome window below encodes:
- the ilvC gene encoding ketol-acid reductoisomerase translates to MRHFSRTDQSRRNTKMAEIFYDADADLSIIQGKKVAIVGYGSQGHAHAQNLRDSGVEVVIALKDGSKSIEKAQDEGFEVKSVADAAEWADVIMILAPDQHQRGIYNDSIKDKLTPGKTLAFAHGFNIRFGYIDAPEGVDVILVAPKAPGHTVRREYVAGRGIPDIIAVERDATGNAWATALSYAKAIGGTRAGVIKTTFTEETETDLFGEQAVLCGGVSQLVQYGFETLTEAGYQPQIAYFEVLHELKLIVDLMWEGGIAKQRWSVSDTAEYGDYVSGPRVIDPRVKENMQAVLADIQSGAFAKRFIDDQDNGAVEFLELREKAAAHPIESVGKDLRSLFAWKQQDEDYVEGSAAR, encoded by the coding sequence ATCCGACACTTTTCCAGAACCGATCAATCAAGGAGAAACACGAAGATGGCTGAGATCTTCTACGACGCCGATGCCGACCTGAGCATCATCCAGGGCAAGAAGGTGGCGATCGTGGGCTACGGCTCCCAGGGTCACGCGCACGCCCAGAACCTTCGCGACTCGGGTGTCGAGGTCGTCATCGCCCTCAAGGACGGCTCGAAGTCGATCGAGAAGGCGCAGGACGAGGGCTTCGAGGTGAAGTCCGTCGCCGACGCGGCCGAGTGGGCGGACGTCATCATGATCCTCGCACCCGACCAGCACCAGCGCGGGATCTACAACGACAGCATCAAGGACAAGCTGACCCCGGGCAAGACGCTCGCGTTCGCGCACGGCTTCAACATCCGCTTCGGCTACATCGACGCACCCGAGGGCGTGGACGTCATCCTCGTCGCGCCGAAGGCACCGGGCCACACGGTGCGACGCGAGTACGTCGCGGGTCGCGGCATCCCCGACATCATCGCCGTGGAGCGCGACGCGACCGGCAACGCGTGGGCGACGGCACTGTCGTACGCGAAGGCCATCGGCGGCACGCGCGCCGGCGTCATCAAGACGACCTTCACCGAGGAGACCGAGACCGACCTGTTCGGCGAGCAGGCCGTCCTCTGCGGTGGCGTGTCGCAGCTCGTCCAGTACGGCTTCGAGACCCTGACCGAGGCGGGCTACCAGCCGCAGATCGCCTACTTCGAGGTGCTGCACGAGCTGAAGCTCATCGTCGACCTCATGTGGGAGGGCGGCATCGCCAAACAGCGCTGGTCGGTCTCCGACACGGCCGAGTACGGCGACTACGTCTCGGGCCCGCGCGTCATCGACCCGCGCGTCAAGGAGAACATGCAGGCTGTGCTCGCCGACATCCAGTCGGGCGCGTTCGCCAAGCGCTTCATCGACGACCAGGACAACGGCGCCGTCGAGTTCCTCGAGCTGCGCGAGAAGGCCGCCGCCCACCCGATCGAGTCGGTCGGCAAGGACCTGCGCTCGCTCTTCGCGTGGAAGCAGCAGGACGAGGACTACGTCGAGGGTTCGGCCGCGCGCTGA
- a CDS encoding 5'-nucleotidase C-terminal domain-containing protein: MPDHAPDHDLGTPAENPPRSGLSRRNFLVGVSAASVLAAAGWVQSPHAIAASGGRSVTITVMGTSDIHANALNWDYYRDAAYSDSAGNTIGLARVSSLVNQIRADRGRGRTLLFDAGDTIQGSPLGFYYATVDPVTASGAIHPIAAAFNTIGYDAVALGNHEFNYGLDFLDNWISQLDAPALAANAVHAGTTDPAFRPYVVKKMNIPGYKPIRVGVLGLTNPGVVIWDKANVSGRIDVLDVVETAARWVPVMRAEGVDVVVVSVHAGDSGLSSYGSDIPVENASALLAEQVPGIDAILFGHAHLDIPQRFVTNKVTGKQVVMSEPKNWGQRLSVFDLTLTIERGKWVVTAAKSLTVNTNTVADDPALVQVVKAQHDAVVAYVNTPVATSTEVLSAAESCWKDTAVLDYVHHVQIDTVSKAIAGTPEASLPIISLAAPFNRAATFPAGQVTIKDVAGLYIYDNTLLGSVITGAQIKDYLEYSAKYFQQVAPDAPVAPATWTNALSTPDYNFDQFSGVTYDIDISQPQGSRIANLAFEGAPVTADQRFVVAINNYRQSGGGGFPHVATAPVVYNAQVAIREAIVAYASATGVIDPADFHVENWRLVRAGTPVF; this comes from the coding sequence ATGCCTGATCACGCGCCCGACCACGACCTCGGGACACCGGCGGAGAACCCGCCCCGTTCCGGTCTGAGCCGGCGCAATTTCCTCGTCGGCGTCTCCGCAGCGAGCGTGCTCGCCGCGGCCGGCTGGGTGCAGTCGCCCCATGCCATCGCCGCGTCCGGCGGAAGGTCGGTGACCATCACGGTCATGGGCACGTCCGACATCCACGCGAACGCGCTCAACTGGGACTACTACAGGGACGCCGCTTACAGCGACAGCGCGGGAAACACGATCGGGCTGGCCCGCGTGTCGAGCCTGGTGAACCAGATCCGCGCCGACCGGGGACGGGGCCGAACGTTGCTCTTCGACGCCGGCGACACGATCCAGGGCTCGCCGCTGGGCTTCTACTACGCGACGGTGGACCCGGTGACCGCCTCGGGCGCGATCCATCCGATCGCCGCGGCGTTCAACACCATCGGCTACGACGCCGTCGCGCTGGGCAACCACGAGTTCAACTACGGCCTCGACTTCCTCGACAACTGGATCTCGCAGTTGGATGCCCCGGCGCTCGCCGCGAACGCCGTGCACGCGGGGACGACCGACCCGGCGTTCCGGCCGTATGTCGTGAAGAAGATGAACATCCCCGGCTACAAGCCGATCCGCGTCGGCGTGCTCGGGCTCACCAACCCCGGTGTCGTGATCTGGGACAAGGCGAACGTGAGCGGCCGCATCGACGTGCTCGACGTCGTCGAGACGGCGGCGCGCTGGGTGCCGGTGATGCGGGCGGAGGGCGTCGACGTCGTCGTCGTGAGCGTGCATGCCGGCGACAGCGGTCTGTCGTCGTACGGCTCCGACATCCCGGTCGAGAACGCGTCCGCGCTGCTCGCGGAGCAGGTGCCGGGGATCGACGCGATCCTCTTCGGCCACGCACACCTCGACATCCCGCAGCGCTTCGTGACGAACAAGGTCACGGGCAAGCAGGTGGTCATGAGCGAGCCGAAGAACTGGGGACAGCGCCTCAGCGTGTTCGACCTCACGCTCACGATCGAGCGCGGCAAGTGGGTTGTCACCGCCGCGAAGTCGCTCACCGTCAACACGAACACCGTCGCGGACGACCCCGCGCTCGTCCAGGTCGTGAAGGCGCAGCACGATGCGGTGGTCGCGTACGTCAACACGCCGGTCGCGACGTCCACCGAGGTCCTCTCCGCCGCCGAGTCGTGCTGGAAGGACACCGCGGTCCTCGACTACGTCCACCACGTCCAGATCGATACGGTGTCGAAGGCGATCGCGGGCACGCCCGAGGCATCCCTTCCCATCATCTCGCTCGCGGCGCCGTTCAACCGCGCCGCGACATTCCCGGCCGGGCAGGTCACGATCAAGGACGTCGCGGGGCTGTACATCTACGACAACACCCTGCTCGGGTCGGTGATCACGGGCGCGCAGATCAAGGACTACCTCGAGTATTCGGCCAAGTACTTCCAGCAGGTCGCGCCCGACGCTCCTGTCGCACCCGCCACCTGGACCAACGCCCTCAGCACGCCGGACTACAACTTCGACCAGTTCTCGGGCGTCACGTATGACATCGACATCTCTCAGCCGCAGGGTTCCCGCATCGCGAACCTCGCTTTCGAGGGCGCCCCGGTCACGGCCGACCAGCGGTTCGTGGTGGCGATCAACAACTACCGGCAGTCCGGTGGCGGCGGATTCCCGCACGTCGCGACGGCACCCGTTGTGTACAACGCGCAGGTCGCGATCCGCGAGGCGATCGTCGCGTACGCCTCGGCGACCGGGGTGATCGACCCCGCCGACTTCCACGTCGAGAACTGGCGGCTCGTGCGCGCGGGCACGCCGGTGTTCTGA
- a CDS encoding copper homeostasis protein CutC, translating to MPAPRPVEIAVQDPAGARAAIAAGAARLELCQALDVGGLTPSLATLETVLSAVDPSTVNVLVRPRGGGFVYDPDEVALVSADIRACVDRGAGGVVVGALTSAGGLDVDALRRWRDAAGPATLVFHRAVDASADPSAVFDALVAERVDRVLTSGGAPRSIDGLATLAAFASRSGDVEVMAGGGVQPADIPALFAAGVDAVHLSARSRVGHDAPSGPGGGSAGYDATDPALVAEAVAAAG from the coding sequence ATGCCTGCGCCGCGCCCCGTCGAGATCGCCGTCCAAGACCCCGCCGGAGCTCGTGCTGCGATCGCCGCCGGAGCCGCGCGCCTCGAACTGTGCCAGGCATTGGACGTCGGAGGCCTGACGCCGTCGCTCGCGACTCTCGAGACGGTGCTGTCCGCCGTCGACCCCTCCACCGTGAACGTGCTGGTGCGTCCGCGCGGCGGCGGGTTCGTCTACGACCCCGACGAGGTCGCTCTCGTCTCGGCCGACATCCGCGCGTGCGTCGATCGTGGCGCAGGCGGCGTGGTCGTCGGCGCGCTGACTTCCGCGGGCGGTCTCGATGTCGACGCCCTGCGCAGATGGCGGGATGCCGCGGGCCCGGCGACCCTCGTGTTCCACCGCGCCGTCGACGCCTCCGCCGACCCGTCGGCCGTCTTCGACGCGCTGGTGGCCGAGCGCGTCGACCGCGTGCTCACCTCGGGCGGGGCGCCGCGCTCCATCGACGGCCTCGCGACGCTGGCGGCGTTCGCATCGCGTTCGGGCGACGTCGAGGTGATGGCGGGCGGCGGCGTGCAGCCGGCCGACATCCCGGCGCTGTTCGCGGCCGGCGTCGACGCGGTGCACCTGTCCGCGCGATCGCGCGTCGGCCACGACGCGCCATCCGGCCCGGGTGGCGGCTCAGCCGGGTACGACGCGACGGACCCCGCGCTCGTGGCCGAGGCCGTCGCCGCCGCCGGCTGA
- a CDS encoding metallophosphoesterase yields MRATNRVTTFLAASLVLVGIAASMGGPAGAAEAPRGVASTGTVSIAEVSPAGVRGPTSGFFELANPGEHPVDLTGYAVFRCDEEGLRSRPSDPEADLGGVILAAGERRAFPTARLAERGYGLVVIAPSGETVDALAAYSDDPAPTTSECGGGVELPVTTAAALGESWQRAGSSGDARWVRAVGTPGEPNRLADVSGASVRVSEIAAAGPAGHGDDLVELDNDGATGVDLGGWRLYRCTATGAAPTAALQHVFGADTALAPGERLVVGGPAFARQPDVRVPTSLADTAYGALLVAADGRRVDGIGVSSREDTACQTGRDKVPSTLDYRTGQSWQRQADGGFAVAVRTPGEPNAVRSAVGAATSATFAYGDRVGVAVSEIATDPAIDGMPRRNFVELANFDAREVDISGWTLVACGADGFRRFADLAVVPSGTVLGPDDTWTAALAGTPYADAADAAYDDALELAGAGVWVEDASGRRVDSVGVYHRNEMDSSVDRESPCTKGLALSTFAVDRLRGETLQRAAFTGDDARDFVPAAASPGVVAGTRAVSADDVVERALDRARSDAADSAIGRAAASVSVPQGGDGVPLEVIAAHAGSSFSPRTSRSAPGEREVSAIEPTARDDAYDLPYVRMRVRLPESGGAVSWRGRTVGRAEVRLSVWVAESGTGWRALDHAAGAATGTDAAATAAVRLEGVVRAEEIVDGTADLLVQVVPAAESPAAAADGMADPSDYDLALGHITDTQYYSEAHPEVYAGEVAWLAENAEARKLAFVTHTGDLIQNWVDPGQTEERARREYEVASRLQGVLDDNGIANSVLPGNHDNKRGVSNDLFNEYFGPERYREQPWFGGSLASDDNSANWSSFEAGGARFVMVSLPYAYGEREITWAEDVVAAHRDANIVISTHEHLTPASAEDDAERSTTSRWVSHGDLLWERVVAPNRNVVLVLSGHFHGLGAIVTENAGGIPGHTVLEALADYQEFRTPTGERATGFQRLLQVDLAAGVLAVDTFSVPLGATASHPYDYTQFLPDDAREATPSNERPWRILAQGLQHRYTEEDDAFAVPLALQHAKAVETDAVTLLLD; encoded by the coding sequence GTGCGCGCCACGAACCGTGTGACCACATTCCTTGCGGCATCCCTCGTCCTCGTCGGGATCGCTGCGTCGATGGGCGGCCCCGCCGGTGCGGCGGAGGCACCGCGGGGTGTTGCGTCGACGGGCACCGTGTCGATCGCCGAGGTCTCGCCCGCGGGCGTCCGGGGGCCGACCTCCGGCTTCTTCGAGCTTGCCAATCCGGGGGAACACCCCGTGGACCTCACCGGGTACGCAGTCTTCCGCTGCGACGAGGAGGGGCTGCGCTCACGCCCGTCGGATCCTGAGGCGGACCTCGGCGGCGTCATCCTCGCCGCGGGGGAGCGGCGTGCGTTCCCCACCGCGCGCCTCGCGGAGCGCGGGTACGGGCTCGTCGTCATCGCCCCATCGGGCGAGACCGTCGACGCGCTCGCGGCGTACTCGGATGATCCCGCGCCGACGACGTCGGAGTGCGGCGGGGGTGTCGAGCTTCCCGTCACCACCGCCGCGGCGCTGGGGGAGAGCTGGCAGCGTGCAGGGTCGTCCGGCGACGCACGATGGGTGCGCGCGGTCGGAACCCCCGGCGAACCGAACCGGCTCGCGGACGTCTCCGGTGCGTCCGTGAGGGTCTCCGAGATCGCCGCGGCAGGGCCGGCCGGCCACGGCGACGACCTCGTCGAGCTCGACAACGACGGCGCGACCGGCGTGGACCTCGGCGGCTGGCGGCTGTACCGCTGCACTGCGACCGGAGCCGCGCCGACCGCGGCGCTCCAGCACGTTTTCGGCGCCGACACGGCGCTGGCGCCGGGCGAGCGCCTCGTGGTCGGCGGTCCCGCGTTTGCGCGACAGCCCGATGTCCGAGTGCCCACCTCTCTCGCCGACACCGCATACGGCGCCCTCCTCGTCGCCGCGGACGGGCGCAGGGTCGACGGCATCGGGGTGTCGTCCCGGGAGGACACCGCCTGCCAGACGGGACGCGACAAGGTGCCCTCGACGCTGGACTACCGCACCGGTCAGAGCTGGCAGCGGCAGGCGGACGGCGGCTTCGCGGTCGCGGTCCGCACGCCCGGCGAACCGAACGCAGTGCGCTCTGCTGTCGGCGCGGCGACCAGCGCGACGTTCGCGTACGGCGACCGGGTCGGCGTCGCGGTCAGCGAGATCGCGACGGACCCGGCGATCGACGGGATGCCGCGACGCAACTTCGTCGAGCTCGCGAACTTCGACGCGCGTGAGGTGGACATCTCGGGGTGGACGCTCGTCGCGTGCGGGGCCGACGGGTTCCGGCGGTTCGCCGACCTGGCCGTGGTGCCGTCCGGCACGGTGCTCGGTCCCGACGACACGTGGACGGCCGCCCTCGCGGGCACCCCCTACGCGGACGCCGCCGATGCCGCCTATGACGACGCGCTCGAGCTCGCGGGAGCGGGGGTATGGGTGGAGGACGCCTCCGGACGCCGCGTCGACAGCGTCGGGGTCTACCACCGCAACGAGATGGACAGCAGCGTGGACCGGGAGAGCCCGTGCACGAAAGGGCTCGCCCTCTCGACGTTCGCGGTCGACCGGCTGCGGGGAGAGACCCTGCAGCGCGCCGCGTTCACCGGCGACGACGCACGTGACTTCGTGCCGGCCGCCGCGAGTCCTGGCGTCGTCGCCGGAACCCGCGCGGTCTCCGCCGACGATGTGGTGGAGCGCGCGCTCGACCGAGCCCGGTCGGACGCGGCCGATTCCGCGATCGGCCGGGCCGCAGCATCCGTATCCGTTCCACAGGGCGGGGATGGAGTGCCGCTGGAGGTGATCGCGGCCCACGCCGGGTCCTCGTTCTCGCCCCGCACGAGCCGCAGCGCACCAGGCGAGCGGGAGGTCTCCGCAATAGAGCCGACCGCGCGTGACGACGCATACGACCTGCCTTACGTGCGGATGCGGGTTCGACTTCCCGAGAGCGGCGGCGCCGTCTCGTGGAGAGGTCGCACCGTCGGGCGCGCGGAGGTGCGTCTTTCGGTGTGGGTGGCGGAGTCGGGAACGGGATGGCGGGCACTCGACCACGCGGCGGGCGCGGCGACCGGGACGGATGCCGCCGCCACCGCGGCAGTGAGGCTCGAGGGCGTCGTACGTGCGGAGGAGATCGTCGACGGCACCGCCGACCTGCTGGTGCAGGTCGTGCCCGCCGCGGAGTCGCCGGCCGCCGCCGCGGACGGAATGGCAGACCCCTCGGACTACGACCTCGCGCTCGGCCACATCACCGACACGCAGTACTACTCGGAGGCGCACCCCGAGGTCTACGCCGGTGAGGTCGCGTGGCTCGCCGAGAACGCCGAGGCGCGCAAACTCGCCTTCGTCACCCACACGGGCGACCTCATCCAGAACTGGGTCGATCCCGGCCAGACGGAGGAGCGCGCCCGCCGCGAGTACGAGGTGGCGTCGCGGCTGCAGGGCGTGCTCGATGACAACGGCATCGCCAACAGCGTGCTCCCGGGCAACCACGACAACAAGCGCGGAGTGAGCAACGATCTGTTCAACGAGTACTTCGGCCCCGAGCGCTACCGCGAGCAGCCGTGGTTCGGAGGCTCGCTCGCCTCGGACGACAACAGCGCGAACTGGTCGTCGTTCGAGGCGGGCGGTGCGCGGTTCGTGATGGTCTCGCTTCCGTACGCCTACGGCGAGCGCGAGATCACCTGGGCCGAAGACGTGGTGGCTGCTCACCGGGACGCGAACATCGTCATCTCGACGCACGAGCACCTCACGCCGGCCTCCGCCGAGGACGACGCGGAGCGCTCGACCACGTCACGGTGGGTCTCGCACGGCGACCTGCTGTGGGAACGGGTCGTGGCGCCGAACCGCAACGTCGTGCTCGTGCTGTCGGGGCACTTCCACGGGCTCGGCGCGATCGTCACGGAGAACGCCGGGGGCATCCCCGGACACACCGTGCTCGAGGCGCTCGCGGACTATCAGGAGTTCCGCACTCCGACGGGGGAGCGGGCGACGGGGTTTCAGCGGCTGCTCCAGGTCGATCTCGCCGCCGGTGTGCTGGCCGTCGACACCTTCTCGGTGCCGCTCGGCGCGACCGCGAGCCATCCGTACGACTACACGCAGTTCCTCCCGGACGACGCACGCGAGGCGACGCCGTCGAACGAACGGCCGTGGCGGATCCTTGCGCAGGGGCTGCAGCACCGCTACACCGAGGAGGACGACGCCTTCGCCGTGCCGCTGGCGCTCCAGCACGCGAAGGCGGTGGAGACGGATGCCGTCACCCTGCTTCTCGACTGA
- a CDS encoding peptidoglycan-binding protein, with protein sequence MNVEPWSTVGPGSSAAIVPGIQYLLRAHGHAVAVTGTYDPATTAAVTALQTAQGVPADGIVGPVTWPELVIAVQQGSTGDAVRAVQQFGLVRSPGEDPLVVDGDFGPITKERVEFFQESWGLTIDGIAGRETWSFFSTFLPGERPWALVKQGSTQATNWRVLAAQHLLRARGATIAADGAFGPQSGQAVKTFQQTLRAVEISTTLGQLDWPSLILTVKQGDGPAGAEGEAVRAVQTLLAGLTVDGDFGPATDAAVREFQQLFAPPVDGIVGPVTWHTLMLRLFE encoded by the coding sequence ATGAACGTCGAACCGTGGAGCACTGTCGGACCGGGATCGTCGGCGGCGATCGTCCCGGGCATCCAGTACCTCCTGCGTGCGCACGGCCACGCCGTCGCCGTCACCGGAACATACGACCCCGCGACCACCGCAGCGGTCACGGCACTCCAGACCGCGCAGGGCGTGCCGGCAGACGGCATCGTCGGACCCGTGACGTGGCCCGAGCTCGTCATCGCGGTGCAGCAGGGATCGACCGGTGACGCGGTGCGGGCGGTGCAGCAGTTCGGACTCGTGCGATCGCCGGGGGAGGACCCGCTGGTCGTGGACGGGGATTTCGGCCCGATCACGAAAGAGCGCGTCGAGTTCTTCCAGGAGTCGTGGGGCCTCACCATCGACGGCATCGCCGGCCGCGAGACCTGGTCGTTCTTCAGCACGTTCCTGCCGGGCGAGCGCCCGTGGGCCCTCGTGAAGCAGGGTTCGACGCAGGCCACGAACTGGCGCGTCCTCGCTGCGCAGCACCTGTTGCGTGCGCGCGGTGCGACCATCGCCGCCGACGGCGCTTTCGGTCCGCAGAGCGGGCAGGCTGTGAAGACCTTCCAGCAGACGCTGCGGGCCGTCGAGATCTCGACCACGCTCGGCCAGCTCGACTGGCCGAGCCTCATCCTCACCGTGAAGCAGGGCGATGGCCCTGCCGGGGCTGAGGGCGAGGCCGTGCGGGCCGTACAGACGCTTCTCGCCGGCCTCACCGTCGACGGCGACTTCGGTCCGGCCACCGACGCCGCGGTCCGCGAGTTCCAGCAGCTGTTCGCGCCGCCGGTCGACGGGATCGTGGGTCCGGTCACCTGGCACACCCTGATGCTGCGGCTCTTCGAATGA
- a CDS encoding DNA polymerase III subunit gamma/tau, which yields MTTGRDDDALTWDGDDDPTLDHGASGKPDDESETEAASTPVELPEGFTAVGRGSDTLVSADAPATTSAEVSSTEDPTNARRQPMGNVELVSLGVLGGIYALFAVGWLIGGLRLQARLFLDDPMFFASLWLAVLAPLLWFATVLLLTRGSRSWIRFVWLSAGAILLVPWPFLMLGAVAV from the coding sequence GTGACCACCGGACGCGACGACGACGCCCTCACCTGGGACGGCGACGACGATCCCACGCTCGACCACGGTGCGAGCGGCAAGCCGGACGACGAGTCCGAGACCGAAGCCGCGTCGACGCCGGTCGAGCTGCCGGAGGGCTTCACCGCCGTCGGCAGGGGCAGCGACACCCTGGTCTCCGCGGATGCGCCGGCCACAACATCGGCCGAAGTGTCGTCGACCGAGGACCCCACGAACGCCCGGCGACAGCCCATGGGGAATGTTGAGCTCGTCTCACTCGGTGTGCTCGGTGGAATCTACGCGCTATTCGCCGTCGGCTGGTTGATCGGCGGACTGCGGCTTCAGGCGCGGCTCTTTCTGGATGACCCGATGTTCTTCGCCAGTCTGTGGCTCGCCGTTCTCGCTCCGCTGCTGTGGTTCGCTACCGTGTTGCTGCTGACGCGTGGCTCTCGCTCATGGATTCGGTTCGTATGGCTCTCCGCGGGCGCGATACTGCTCGTTCCTTGGCCATTTCTAATGCTTGGGGCGGTGGCGGTATGA
- a CDS encoding bacitracin resistance protein, which produces MSDANRSNLSARRMPVWLVVAISGIAGLFYAFAVWSAIANLVQAIAFYANGGYEINALGWFVWIFAALFPLIVWAIAFALGYRRQAHEFLLLMVTGLAVVGVFWLNVVAYTGLNTTSFVG; this is translated from the coding sequence ATGAGCGATGCAAACCGCTCGAACCTGTCGGCAAGACGGATGCCCGTTTGGCTCGTTGTTGCGATTTCCGGCATCGCGGGGCTCTTTTACGCGTTCGCGGTGTGGAGCGCGATAGCCAACCTCGTACAGGCGATCGCCTTCTACGCCAATGGTGGCTACGAGATCAACGCGCTTGGCTGGTTTGTCTGGATCTTTGCCGCGCTTTTCCCGCTAATCGTGTGGGCGATCGCCTTCGCGTTGGGCTATCGCCGCCAGGCGCACGAGTTTCTGCTGCTAATGGTGACAGGTCTCGCGGTCGTCGGGGTTTTCTGGCTGAACGTGGTTGCGTACACCGGCCTGAACACGACCTCTTTCGTCGGCTGA
- the serA gene encoding phosphoglycerate dehydrogenase, producing MPKPVVLIAEELSPATIDALGPDFDVRNVDGTDRPALLEALADANAVLIRSATKIDAEAIAAAPVLKVVARAGVGLDNVDIKTATTAGVMVVNAPTSNIISAAELTVGHILSLARRIPAAHASLAGGAWKRSSYTGTELFEKTVGIIGLGRIGALITARLQAFDVRVIAYDPYVTSARAQQLGVQLVTLDELLAQSDFVTIHMPKTPETTGMIGAEQFKIMKPTAYVVNVARGGLIDEEALHAALTAGEIAGAGLDVFTSEPPAEGGTAAALLDLPNVVVTPHLGASTEEAQEKAGVSVAKSVRLALGGELVPDAVNVAGGVIDPYVRPGIPLVEKLGQIFSALARSPLTSLDVEVHGELQAYDVSVLKLAALKGVFTNIVSETVSYVNAPLLAEQRGVEVRLLVDDDSPEYRNVITLRGALSDGSQLAISGTLTGPKQVEKLVGINDYAIELPIETNHVVMLYTDRPGIVAIYGQKFGEAGINIAGMQIARQTAGGQALSVLTVDSPVPDDLLDEVSSAIEADLFRQIEITES from the coding sequence GTGCCGAAGCCTGTCGTCCTCATCGCCGAAGAGCTCTCTCCCGCCACGATCGATGCCCTGGGTCCCGACTTCGACGTGCGCAACGTCGACGGCACCGACCGCCCCGCGCTGCTCGAGGCCCTCGCCGACGCCAACGCGGTGCTGATCCGCTCGGCGACGAAAATCGATGCCGAGGCGATCGCCGCGGCGCCCGTCCTCAAGGTCGTCGCCCGCGCCGGCGTCGGACTCGACAACGTCGACATCAAGACAGCCACCACCGCCGGTGTCATGGTCGTGAACGCCCCGACATCCAACATCATCTCGGCGGCCGAGCTCACCGTCGGCCACATCCTGAGCCTCGCGCGCCGCATCCCCGCCGCGCACGCGTCGCTCGCCGGCGGCGCGTGGAAGCGCAGCTCGTACACCGGCACCGAGCTGTTCGAGAAGACGGTCGGCATCATCGGCCTGGGCCGCATCGGCGCCCTGATCACCGCCCGCCTCCAGGCGTTCGACGTCCGCGTCATCGCGTACGACCCTTACGTCACGAGCGCTCGAGCGCAGCAGCTGGGCGTGCAGCTGGTCACGCTCGACGAGCTGCTCGCGCAGAGCGACTTCGTCACGATCCACATGCCGAAGACCCCCGAGACGACGGGCATGATCGGTGCCGAGCAGTTCAAGATCATGAAGCCGACCGCGTACGTCGTCAACGTCGCGCGCGGCGGACTCATCGACGAGGAGGCGCTGCACGCCGCCCTGACCGCGGGCGAGATCGCCGGTGCGGGTCTCGACGTCTTCACGTCGGAGCCCCCAGCGGAGGGCGGCACCGCGGCGGCCCTGCTGGACCTGCCCAACGTCGTCGTCACGCCGCACCTCGGCGCCTCCACCGAAGAGGCGCAGGAGAAGGCGGGCGTCTCGGTCGCGAAGTCGGTGCGTCTCGCGCTCGGCGGGGAGCTCGTTCCGGATGCCGTCAACGTCGCGGGCGGCGTCATCGACCCGTACGTGCGCCCGGGCATCCCGCTGGTCGAGAAGCTCGGCCAGATCTTCTCGGCGCTCGCCCGGTCGCCCCTCACGAGCCTCGACGTCGAGGTACACGGCGAGCTGCAGGCGTACGACGTCAGCGTGCTCAAGCTCGCCGCACTCAAGGGCGTCTTCACGAACATCGTCAGCGAGACGGTGTCGTATGTGAACGCGCCGCTGCTCGCCGAGCAGCGCGGCGTCGAGGTGCGTCTCCTCGTCGACGACGACAGCCCGGAGTACCGCAACGTCATCACACTGCGCGGCGCCCTGTCGGACGGCTCGCAGCTCGCGATCTCGGGCACGCTCACCGGTCCGAAGCAGGTCGAGAAGCTCGTCGGCATCAACGACTACGCGATCGAGCTGCCGATCGAGACCAACCACGTCGTCATGCTCTACACCGACCGCCCCGGCATCGTGGCGATCTACGGCCAGAAGTTCGGCGAGGCGGGCATCAACATCGCCGGCATGCAGATCGCGCGCCAGACGGCCGGCGGTCAGGCGCTCTCCGTGCTCACCGTCGACTCGCCGGTGCCCGACGATCTCCTCGACGAGGTGAGCTCGGCCATCGAGGCCGATCTGTTCCGCCAGATCGAGATCACCGAATCCTGA
- a CDS encoding DUF2867 domain-containing protein: MSSLDERAGGPAFRSLALHGWPRFDYGDVILASLPPEATDDPRAWAETLFSPATAPVWVKAAMGVRMALAPLIGLEAAPRGVFDVRRVEGDEALIEYVDAHLTFRCGVGVDAAAAVVRVTTVVRFNDWRGRVYFTPVSLVHPLVVGAMLRRARRALAKQGRFSR; encoded by the coding sequence ATGAGCTCCCTCGACGAGCGCGCCGGCGGGCCGGCGTTCCGGAGTCTCGCCTTGCACGGCTGGCCGCGCTTCGACTACGGCGACGTCATCCTCGCCTCGCTGCCACCGGAGGCGACCGACGACCCGCGCGCCTGGGCCGAGACGCTGTTCTCGCCCGCGACGGCGCCCGTCTGGGTCAAGGCTGCGATGGGCGTGCGGATGGCCCTCGCGCCGCTCATCGGCCTCGAGGCGGCTCCTCGCGGCGTGTTCGACGTGCGGCGGGTCGAGGGCGACGAAGCGCTCATCGAGTACGTCGACGCGCATCTCACCTTCCGCTGCGGAGTGGGAGTGGATGCCGCCGCCGCCGTCGTGCGCGTCACCACCGTGGTGCGCTTCAACGACTGGCGCGGCCGCGTCTACTTCACGCCGGTGTCGCTCGTGCATCCACTCGTGGTCGGGGCGATGCTGCGCCGCGCCCGGCGCGCGCTCGCGAAGCAAGGCCGCTTCTCGCGCTGA